One window from the genome of Maylandia zebra isolate NMK-2024a linkage group LG18, Mzebra_GT3a, whole genome shotgun sequence encodes:
- the LOC101483376 gene encoding tripartite motif-containing protein 16-like: MAQKGVQLDQETFSCSICLDLLKEPVTIPCGHNYCMNCINGFWDGEEKKKSYSCPQCRQTFTARPVLVKNTMLAVLVEQLKKTGLQAAPTDHCYAGPEDVACDVCTGIKLKAVKSCLVCLVSYCEKHLQPHYDVAPLKKHKLVEPSKKLQENICSRHDEVMKMFCRTDQQSICYLCSVDEHKGHDTVSAAAERTERQRELEVSRQNIQQRIQDREKDVKLLQQEVEAINQSADQTVEHSEKIFTELIHLIQKRSSDVKQQIRSQQETEVSRVKELQEKLEQEITELKRKDAELKQLSHTEDHIQFLHNYPSLSALSESTDSSSINIRPLSYFEDVTAAVSEVRDKLQDILREEWTNISLTVTEVDVSLSDPPEPKTRAGFLKYLCKITLDPNTAHTQLLLSEGNRRVTLMNHQQSFLDHPDRFTGWWQVLSEQSLAGRCYWEVERKGRVYVAVAYKYICRAKCGNKCGFGHNDKSWALHCSKNCYTFCHNNTETPISDVGSSRVGVYLDHRAGILSFYSVSKTVSLLHRVQTTFTQPLYAGVRFYNSYGDFAEFNKPK, from the coding sequence ATGGCGCAGAAAGGAGTTCAGCTGGACCAAGAAACTTTCTCTTGTTCGATCTGTTTGGATCTTCTGAAGGAGCCAGTGACTATTCCCTGTGGACACAACTACTGCATGAACTGTATTAATGGCTTTTGGGAtggagaggaaaagaagaaaagctacagctgccctcagtgcagACAGACTTTCACAGCGAGGCCTGTCCTGGTGAAAAACACCATGTTAGCAGTTTTAgtggagcagctgaagaagactggactccaagctgctcctactgatcactgctatgctggacctgaagatgtggcctgtgatgtctgcactgGCATAAagctaaaagctgtgaaatcTTGTCTAGTGTGTTTGGTCTCTTACTGTGAGAAACACCTTCAGCCTCATTATGATGTGGCTccattaaagaaacacaagctggtggAGCCCTCCAAGAAGCTTCAGGAGAACATCTGCTCTCgtcatgatgaggtgatgaagatgttctgccgtactgatcagcagagtatctgttatctctgctctgtggatgaacataaaggccacgacacagtctcagctgcagcagaaaggactgagaggcagagagagctggaggtgagtcgacaaaacatccagcagagaatccaggacagagagaaagatgtgaagctgcttcaacaggaggtggaggccatcaatcagtctgctgatcaaacagtggagcacagtgagaagatcttcactgagctgatccatctcatccagaaaagaagctctgatgtgaagcagcagatcagatcccagcaggaaactgaagtgagtcgagtcaaagagcttcaggagaagctggagcaggagatcactgagctgaagaggaaagatgctgagctgaagcagctctcacacacagaggatcacatccagtttctacacaactacccctcactgtcagcactcagtgagtctacagactcatccagcatcaatatccgtcctctgagctactttgaggatgtgacagcagctgtgtcagaggtcagagataaactacaggacattctgagagaggaatggacaaacatctcactgacagtcactgaagTGGATGTTTCACTGTCAGATCCACCAGAGCCAAAGACCAGAGctggattcttaaaatatttatgcaaaatcacactggatccaaacacagcacacacacagctgttatTATCAGAGGGGAACAGACGAGTAACTTTAATGAATCATCAACAGTCCTTTTtggatcatccagacagatttacTGGATGGTGGCAGGTCCTGAGTGAACAGAGTCTGGCTGGacgttgttactgggaggtggagaggaaaGGGCGAGTTTATGTAGCAGTCGCATACAAGTACATCTGCAGAGCAAAGTGTGGAAATAAATGTGGATTTGGGCATAATGACAAATCTTGGGCATTACATTGTTCCAAAAACTGTTATACATTTTGCCATAACAACACTGAAACTCCCATTTCAGATGTTGGGTCCTCCAGAGTAGGAGTGTATctggatcacagagcaggtattTTGTCCTTCTACAGTGTCTCCAAAACCGTGAgtctcctccacagagtccagaccacattcactcagccgctctaCGCTGGAGTAAGGTTTTACAACAGTTATGGAGATTTTGCTGAGTTCAATAAACCAAAATAG
- the LOC106676976 gene encoding tripartite motif-containing protein 16-like, whose product MAQKGVQLDQETFSCSICLDLLKNPVTIPCGHSYCMNCINGFWDGEDEKKTYSCPQCRQTFTPRPVLVKNTMLAVLVEQLKKTGLQAAPADHCYAGPEDVACDFCTGIKLKAVKSCLVCLVSYCEKHLQPHYDVAPLKKHKLVEPSKKLQENICSRHDEVMKMFCRTDQQSICYLCSVDEHKGHDTVSAAAERTERQRELEVSRQNIQQRIQDREKDVKLLQQEVEAINQSADQTVEHSEKIFTELIHLIQKRSSDVKQQIRSQQETEVSRVKELQEKLEQEITELKRKDAELKQLLKQLSHTEDHIQFLHNYPSLSALSESTDSSSINIRPLSYFEDVTAAVSEVRDKLQDILREEWTNISLTVTEVDVLLSQPEPKTRDRFLKYSKEITLDPNTAHTQLLLSEDNRRVTLLFYDESYFDHPYRFTSYKQVVSRESLTERCYWEVLRRGRGVIVAVASKNIRTAQDECWFGHDDQSWALDCNKNSYIFWHNNIQTHVSGPQSSRVGVYLDHRAGILSFYSVSETMTLLHRVQTTFTQPLYAGLSLYYNYGDIAEFVTLK is encoded by the coding sequence ATGGCGCAGAAAGGAGTTCAGCTGGACCAGGAAACTTTCTCTTGTTCGATCTGTTTGGATCTACTGAAGAATCCGGTGACTATTccctgtggacacagctactgcatGAACTGTATTAATGGCTTTTGGGATGGAGAGGACGAGAAGAAAACctacagctgccctcagtgcagACAGACTTTCACACCGAGACCTGTCCTGGTGAAAAATACCATGTTAGCAGTTTTAgtggagcagctgaagaagactggactccaagctgctcctgctgatcactgctatgctggacctgaagatgtgGCCTGTGATTTCTGCACTGGCATAAagctaaaagctgtgaaatcCTGTCTAGTGTGTTTGGTCTCTTACTGTGAGAAACACCTTCAGCCTCATTATGATGTGGCTccattaaagaaacacaagctggtggagccctccaagaagctccaggagaacatctgctctcgtcatgatgaggtgatgaagatgttctgccgtactgatcagcagagtatctgttatctctgctctgtggatgaacataaaggccacgacacagtctcagctgcagcagaaaggactgagaggcagagagagctggaggtgagtcgacaaaacatccagcagagaatccaggacagagagaaagatgtgaagctgcttcaacaggaggtggaggccatcaatcagtctgctgatcaaacagtggagcacagtgagaagatcttcactgagctgatccatctcatccagaaaagaagctctgatgtgaagcagcagatcagatcccagcaggaaactgaagtgagtcgagtcaaagagcttcaggagaagctggagcaggagatcactgagctgaagaggaaagatgctgagctgaagcagctattgaagcagctctcacacacagaggatcacatccagtttctacacaactacccctcactgtcagcactcagtgagtctacagactcatccagcatcaatatccgtcctctgagctactttgaggatgtgacagcagctgtgtcagaggtcagagataaactacaggacattctgagagaggaatggacaaacatctcactgacagtcactgaagtggatgttttactgtcacaaccagagccaaagaccagagatagattcttaaaatattcaaaGGAAATCACACTGGacccaaacacagcacacacacagctgttatTATCAGAGGACAACAGAAGAGTAACATTATTGTTTTATGACGAGTCTTATTTTGATCATCCATACAGATTCACTTCTTATAAACAGGTCGTTAGTAGAGAGAGTCTAACTGAACGTTGTTACTGGGAAGTGttgaggagaggaagaggagttaTTGTAGCAGTTGCATCTAAAAATATCAGGACAGCACAGGATGAATGTTGGTTTGGGCACGATGACCAATCCTGGGCATTAGATTGCAACAAAAACAGTTATATATTTTGGCACAACAACATCCAAACTCATGTCTCAGGTCCTCAGTCCTCCAGAGTaggagtgtacctggatcacagagcaggtattttgtccttctacagcgtctctgaaaccatgactctcctccacagagtccagactacattcactcagccgctctaTGCTGGACTGAGTCTTTACTATAATTATGGAGATATTGCTGAGTTCGTCACACTGAAATAG